The Hemibagrus wyckioides isolate EC202008001 linkage group LG12, SWU_Hwy_1.0, whole genome shotgun sequence genome includes a window with the following:
- the LOC131362819 gene encoding trichohyalin-like: MLHLISLAGTGIYYLIKKRRDGEKTAEQTDTPATEDPVQTGSLLDPGLKCDDETQTDSAVPQGSVSEAEEKSQKGEVSSSLLDSERSILEERVRELEELLCEAERERERKHKVTPAECEEKHKQATESAEQMQKQDADLKSQVDTLKDTVQELGLLLTEKHTECADTTRLYETELNLRTRVQSECKQKEEMFNQETRSLRVALNEAERKYEQVMESNAQLEIKNSRLWSDVRLMQDAMLDEERSLTRIHCNDMKTECELKKRELNSLQSKQNEMEETSLKECEREKEAHSVLKCDQMTSTHHEELLQECERDEKHHSVLKCDQMTSTQDMELLQVSHAEAEGKFEYTAQLEDENSELKSQVKTLQDAVQGLSSLLAETRRKCEKEKEKHKATKNILQFVETRTRKQKRFLIQKRKSIQESLDELERKYTQAMEKIVQLKYKYFHERAEVNFLNERLNQKSDELAMTHRTLKQTTWELEQKTRQLMQLDSKWKRLNETVIKDHEVQCVAHGLLKVQYSEMKQQHDKLQEDNERLREAYSTLESQYEELKQRHGSQMECEREQEAHHVLNVQCHEMKESSSHTEESVRVNRQQSSVQQEEEKLTMKRRKCDERKRERKREREDYNLLKARCQQMEETLQECEELLKIHCTDLGSKDPTVP, from the exons ATGCTGCATTTAATAAGTTTAGCTGGTACAGGAATTTATTATCTTATAAAGAAgcgaagagatggagagaaaacagCGGAGCAGACGGACACACCGGCCACCGAGG ACCCAGTACAGACGGGCTCTCTGCTGGATCCAGGCTTGAAGTGTGATGATGAAACACAGACTGACAGCGCTGTTCCTCAG GGGTCTGTGAGCGAGGCTGAGGAGAAGAGTCAGAAGGGGGAGGTGTCCAGTTCTCTGCTGGACAGTGAGAGGTCCATCCTGGAGGAGCGAGTGAGGGAGCTGGAGGAACTGCTGTGTGAGGCAGAGCGAGAGCGTGAGAGAAAACACaag GTCACTCCGGCTGAATGTGAGGAGAAACACAAGCAGGCGACGGAGTCTGCTGAACAGATGCAGAAGCAGGATGCTGACCTGAAGTCCCAGGTGGACACACTGAAGGACACAGTGCAGGAGTTGGGCCTCCTGCtcactgaaaaacacacagagtgcGCTGACACAACAAGG TTGTACGAGACAGAGCTAAACCTTCGCACGCGTGTGCAGTCCGAGTGCAAACAGAAGGAGGAGATGTTTAATCAGGAAACCAGATCTCTGAGG GTTGCTCTGAATGAAGCCGAGAGGAAATACGAGCAGGTGATGGAGTCCAATGCTCAGCTGGAGATCAAGAACTCCAGGCTGTGGTCTGATGTGAGGTTAATGCAAGATGCCATGCTGGATGAAGAGCGCTCTCTGACCCGGATACACTGTAATGACATGAAGACG GAGTGTGAGTTAAAGAAACGTGAGTTGAACAGCTTGCAGTCCAAGCAGAATGAGATGGAGGAAACGTCACTGAAG gagtgtgagagagagaaggaggctCACAGTGTCCTGAAGTGTGATCAGATGACTTCAACACATCATGAGGAGTTACTACAG gagtgtgagagagacgaGAAGCATCACAGTGTCCTGAAGTGTGATCAGATGACTTCAACACAGGACATGGAGTTACTACAG GTGTCTCACGCTGAAGCTGAGGGGAAATTTGAGTACACTGCTCAGCTGGAAGATGAGAACTCTGAGCTGAAGTCCCAGGTGAAGACACTGCAAGACGCAGTGCAGGGGCTGAGCAGTCTGCTCGCTGAGACACGCAGGAagtgtgaaaaggaaaaagag AAGCATAAGGCAACGAAGAACATCCTTCAGTTCGTGGAGACCAGGACCAGAAAACAGAAGAGATTCCTAattcagaaaagaaaatccATTCAG GAATCTCTGGATGAACTTGAAAGAAAATATACGCAGGCAATGGAGAAAATCGTTCAACTGAAGTATAAATACTTTCACGAGAGGGCTGAAGTGAACTTCTTGAATGAAAGACTGAATCAGAAGTCAGACGAACTGGCTATGACCCACAGGACGTTAAAGCAGACAACATGG GAGTTGGAGCAAAAAACTCGCCAGCTCATGCAGTTAGACTCCAAATGGAAACGTCTTAATGAAACTGTGATAAAG GATCATGAGGTTCAGTGTGTCGCTCACGGACTCCTGAAGGTGCAGTACAGTGAGATGAAGCAACAACACGACAAGTTACAAGAG GATAATGAGCGGTTGAGGGAGGCTTACAGCACCCTGGAGTCACAGTATGAAGAATTAAAACAACGCCATGGGTCACAAATG GAGTGTGAGCGAGAGCAGGAGGCTCACCATGTCCTGAATGTGCAGTGCCATGAGATGAAGGAatcttcatcacacactgaggagTCAGTAAGG GTGAACAGACAGCAAAGCTCAgtgcagcaggaggaggaaaagCTCACCATGAAACGGAGGAAGTGTgatgagagaaagagg gagaggaagagagagcggGAGGATTACAATCTCCTGAAGGCACGGTGCCAACAGATGGAGGAAACTTTACAAGAGTGTGaagagttactgaag ATCCACTGCACAGATCTTGGATCCAAAGACCCTACGGTTCCCTGA